From the genome of Kluyveromyces lactis strain NRRL Y-1140 chromosome F complete sequence:
ACTGTTGGTGGTTCCAACGGACAATTGGCTCAGTACTTGTGCATGACTGGTGACATTTTGAATGGTGCCGATGCTTACGTGGCTGGTGTCGCTTCTCATTATGTGCCACATGATCAGATCTCCAACTTACAGGCAAGATTGGCTGAGTTACATTTGACTGAAGCCACTTCTCAATCGACTAACcgtgatgatgaaattttcgaTGTTGTCAACCATGCTATTGAGGAATTCAACGCACCATTACCAAGAGACTACAAGTTCAAGTACACTGCTGATGAACTAAACGTCATTGAACAGTGTTTCGATATCGGTAACAGTTTGAAGCAAATCTACTCCAAATTGGATGAGGTCATTGCTGGAAAGACAGTATCACAAACAGCTCAGGAGTTTGCTGCAAAGACCAAGCAAATGCTAGCTAGCAAATCCCCTGTTTCTTTGGAAATCGCAAAAGAACTTTTCCAAAGAAACTCCTTCACTGACATTCAAACCGCCTTGACCCAAGATTTGATCACTGCTACTAAAATGTCAGAATCTCCGGACCTATGTGAATTTGCTGAGGCCACTAGTCATAAATTGctagaaaagaacaagaccCCATACCAATGGAAGatcaaagatttgaaattagCCCAAATATCAGTTCTAATCTCACAAAACTCCTCAAACCCGGTGTCGTTGATCCGCCCATCAAATTTAGTTACTTTCTCTGAATACCCACATCATAGCAAGTACCAATTACCAAACGAAACTCTAGttgagaaatatatcaCAGGTGCTGACAACCATGGAAGACAAACTGCAGTTACTAAGAAGGAAGCTgtcaaattcttccaacaattgAACCCCGCCACGAAGAGTAAGACCGGCGTAGACTACTTGGTAGGTTTTATTATTGACAGAAAATGTGTTCCAAACCCAGATGGTTTCTTAAGATGGAAAACTTCCTCTGCTAAACTATAAAAACTATACATTTCGATTATATAGTACATCGAACACTTGTAAATACACTTACGATTAACCTACACGCAataaatttcattatcCTCTCTTAGAATGGCATTGTTCTTCGGCAGTACATAAGGGTGCCATAAGTTAAATACAGCTCTAATTGATGCGTTCTACTTTAAAACTCGTTCATCTACCTAATTCTTTGTTATATTTTCCATAATTACGGCATGGTTtaaaatttgaaattactGGAGTTTGATCCTTTAAAATGAGTGTGCAAGAAATAGAACATCAATATATAAGAACAAAGCTCCACAACGCATCATATCTGCCTTCAAATTAAAGATGTCTGGTTCTGATATCCTTGATATCAATGTACCCAGGGTCATTGATACAGATGACTGTGTTTATTGTTTTGAAACGATGAAGAATAAAGATGAGGGTCGTGAACATTCATTATTCATCTGTCTACGCTGCTTTCAGTCTTTCTCCGAAGAGCATTGGGAACTACATCAAGAGGTTGTTTTGAGTGAGACTGGTTCTACCCATGATCTGTATCTCAGAGTATTCAAGGTTctaaaaccaaaacaagAGCGAGAAGAAGCTGGCACGCCaccattggaaaagaaattaaagcTTGAGGTTAAGGATGTGAATGAGGATGATCTATATGATACCCACTGGCTGCTTGGATCTGTGGAACATGGAGAATTGTTATCTTCAGACACTCCATCTATTCCTAAGGAATGGAGTGACAAAATTAGTGAAATCTTGCAAACAAAATCCTCATCATATCAAGATATGTCAAATACCTGGACACTTGAATTAAAGTCATGTCCACACATACAGACTTTCGACTTATCGAACTTGGAGAAGCGAGAAGGTGGCATTTCTCAAAGCTGTAACGACTGTGGTCTTACTTCTAACCTTTGGTTATGTCTCCATTGTGGAAACGTCGCCTGTGGAAGAGAGCAGGTTGGGATAGAGGGGTACTCTCATGCTTTGAAACATTATGAAAGCACAGATGGCCACGCTTTAGCGATAAAATTGGGCTCTTTGACAGCTGATGCAGCTGATATATACTGTTATTCTTGTGATGAAGATGTGAAATTCACCCATAATCTGCAGTTGCAGGATATCTTGAAGTTTTGGGAAGTCGAAGTACCAGCCAAGTCCAAAGAAAAGACATTGGTGGAATTGCAAGTGGAACAAAGTCTGAAATGGGATTTTCAAATGGTAGATTCACAAGGTAAAAGTTTAAAACATCTACAAAATGGTCCTGAATACGGTTTGGGCTTATTAAATTTGGGCAATTCTTGCTACCTAAATTCTGTATTGCAAGTTTTACTTAACGGTGGGATCAGAAATTGGAACCTAGATGGATTAGGATCCTTTCCTACAGATGTCGTCTATCCAAGAACGAATTTACACTGTCAACtaatcaaaatcagaaatgCTATGACCTTACAGCAATCCAGATATCCTGAGGGTATTAAACCCACCACTTTCAAAAAGGTTATTGGGGGCTCGCATGAAGAATTTTCCTCTGGAAGACAGCAAGATTCCTTGGAATTTTTTTCCTATCTCTCTGATAAATTGGATAGAGAGATATTTAAAAATACTACTACCAATCCAAACGATTTGTTTAGATTCAACATTCAAGACAAGATTAAATGTGACAATTGTAACAAAGTTAAGTTCATGGATCAAGTTTCAGAAGTCATTCAGCTTCCATTAAGAAAACTAGACGGGGAGCAAAATCTAATTGACAGGTTAAATGATTACTTCAGTGgggaaaaaattgaataccGTTGTCTCACCAATAAGAAAATTAACACTGCATCAAAAGTACCAGGGTTCTCTAGTTTCCCACGTACACTTATCATAAACCCGATTAGAATTGAGTTAATCAACTGGCAGCCAAGCAAGACATCAGAGCAAGTTGTGGTACCTGGTGTACGCGATGATGCTTTACTAGATATGTCCCCATTCAAAGCTACAGGAATTTGCGAAGGGGAAGAAgtcgaagaagaagaggaatcAGATTCCTTCCAATTCAACGAATTGTTCCTAGGACAATTAGAACAGATGGGATTCTCTCGCAATGCTACCAAAAGAGCATTATTTGAAACGGGAAACTCTGACCCTAATGCAGCCACGGAATGGTTGTTCCAGCATATGGAGGACCCTAACTTAAACGAGGCCTTTGATCCTCATGCTTCATCCTCAGCGAAAAATCGTGTCGATTCAGAAGCACTAAACAGTATGACTGCTATGGGGCTTGATTCGAAACTATGCCGCAAAgctttgatattgaagaatggtGACGTCAATGCCAGTGTAGAATGGGTTTTCTCCCATATGGATGACGACGGGGAGTTACCTGAAGCTGAGGAATGGAAGGATCAATCCAgaaaaagttttggaatCCCAGCATCGTCAATTGCCTCTGCTAAGTATAAACTGACTGCTGTCATATGCCATAAAGGTAATTCAGTTCACAGTGGCCATTACGTTGCATTTATTAAGAAAGTGGTCgaaggaaaagaacaatGGGTTCTCTACAACGATGAAAAAATTCTCTTGGCCAACGATGAACCAAATTTCGAGGACATAGAAAAGAATGGCTAcatgtttttcttcaaccTTGAAGAATAAGAGGCATCTCCTCTCTAAATAAAAGAGACATGCATCACAACATGAAACTCTAAAAAAATAGGACTTGCCCACCTTCCTATCTGCATTGGGTATTCAACGATATGGTTGTGTGTccatatatacatatatatcCTCGTACATGACTCAATTCAATACAGTATGGTGGGCTTATTCCTATTTATAGCGGTTCCTGTCTGGAGGCAGTTGTGTCCAGCCATTgcaagtcacgtgaatatGCTTCATGATTCcctgaaaatgaaacatgTCAGATCTGCCCTTAAAAATAAAGCAAACTAGATCAATTATTTACCAGTGACAGAACACTTGTTACCAAGTAAGTAGTCACACAATCTTCCAAAAACGATCAACAAACCATAAGTTATTTTAAAACCATGAATTCAAACGGATATATGTCTTACGTAAGTTTTTGCATACATTGGAGGATTGCCTACATGACACATTTTTAATCAATACTGTTTCTGTCTGTCCCTGTTTTCTATGAAACATGGAACAACCAAATTGAGACTATAAATGTTTCTAACTCATAATTAACCTTTTACTAACAGGTCAATGTTATCGTGTAGCAACCTGAATATAACCAACAGAGTTTGGATAACTCTTTCGCCAATCTGAATTTTGGTAGTTCTGACGAGTCCAAATTGTATGGCACAACCGCCAATGTCATGAACTCCAGCATGGCACATGGAGGTAGCTTCAGCTTACATGGGAACATTGATGGTATGGGCTCCCACTATAACCAAGGACTTCAGGGCCATTTGAGCGGATCTTCTACTCATAGGAGCAGCATGTCATCATATTGGGAACAGCCGCTCATAGAACAACATAATTCGCCCGAGATAGAGTCCTCGAGAGGCATTTCGTCAAACACGCATCCTGGAAGCTCTTCAAATAACACGGTAATAATGGACAGATCATCATATGCTAAAAGCTCAGGATTCAATACCACTTTCGACTCTGAAACAGAGCCATCATCAGACAACTTCAAACTTGAACTACAGTTGAAAGAGACACAGATAGAATCGTTAGAAATAGagataaaaaaattgaaggagGTATTCAATCAGGGTTTGACTTTCAAGCAGCAAGAAGAgcagaaaatgaagaaatcaaaggcTCTTACTTTCGATTCTGAAATCCAGATACCGGCATCCCTGGAAATAATATTTTGTAAGTTATCAGATTCATTAAAGAGAAAGGACCAAGAATtacaagaaacaaaaagacGACTAGAAGGAATAGTTACAGCGGTTGCGCTTAACCCTTCAAATTCTACTACAAAGTTTGGTAGATATGACGAAGAAGCTTTAGCACATAAAATGGTAACTCGATTGGAAACTTTAATGAAGGAAAACGAAGAAATGGCAAAAATGCTTAGTTATGGTCGAGTGAAGGAGACAAGTATCGAGCTCGAACTTTTACGTAAAGAAAACCAAGAACTCAAAGAAAGACTAAGGATTCTACAGCAAGAAAAGTAACACCAAAGTATAAGATCTTGatccttctttttctgatatttttgCTTTTTTCTGCCAATGACATTCTAGTTGGACGTTTTATTTGACGATCTAAAAACTTTCGAGAGTAATTCAAGATACATGTATGCTATATAACATCTACCTAGATTAGGTATACTTTGCTGACACACAAAAATGTAAATGAACCAttgatatttatttcatccGACGTTAGAAACTTACGATTAGAGAAACTTGAACATACAAAGTGTAGACCTTTATGTGAAGTAATTTTA
Proteins encoded in this window:
- the EHD3 gene encoding mitochondrial 37S ribosomal protein mS47 (similar to uniprot|P28817 YDR036C Saccharomyces cerevisiae EHD3 Protein of unconfirmed function plays an indirect role in endocytic membrane trafficking member of a family of enoyl-CoA hydratase/isomerases), with translation MLRHSYCRAQQQSLRHVLKTRLAVNQLRFMSEVKFRVDSTARVVTLDRPKKLNALDVEMCSAILPTLQEYAKSTVNNVVILNSSASPRAFCSGGDVAQVAKLVKEGNFDYAREFFTKEYSLNLALATLNKPVISIMDGITMGGGVGLSTHIPFRIATENTRWAMPEMDIGFFPDVGATFSIPKLTTVGGSNGQLAQYLCMTGDILNGADAYVAGVASHYVPHDQISNLQARLAELHLTEATSQSTNRDDEIFDVVNHAIEEFNAPLPRDYKFKYTADELNVIEQCFDIGNSLKQIYSKLDEVIAGKTVSQTAQEFAAKTKQMLASKSPVSLEIAKELFQRNSFTDIQTALTQDLITATKMSESPDLCEFAEATSHKLLEKNKTPYQWKIKDLKLAQISVLISQNSSNPVSLIRPSNLVTFSEYPHHSKYQLPNETLVEKYITGADNHGRQTAVTKKEAVKFFQQLNPATKSKTGVDYLVGFIIDRKCVPNPDGFLRWKTSSAKL
- the UBP14 gene encoding ubiquitin-specific protease UBP14 (similar to uniprot|P38237 YBR058C Saccharomyces cerevisiae UBP14 Ubiquitin-specific protease that specifically disassembles unanchored ubiquitin chains) yields the protein MSGSDILDINVPRVIDTDDCVYCFETMKNKDEGREHSLFICLRCFQSFSEEHWELHQEVVLSETGSTHDLYLRVFKVLKPKQEREEAGTPPLEKKLKLEVKDVNEDDLYDTHWLLGSVEHGELLSSDTPSIPKEWSDKISEILQTKSSSYQDMSNTWTLELKSCPHIQTFDLSNLEKREGGISQSCNDCGLTSNLWLCLHCGNVACGREQVGIEGYSHALKHYESTDGHALAIKLGSLTADAADIYCYSCDEDVKFTHNLQLQDILKFWEVEVPAKSKEKTLVELQVEQSLKWDFQMVDSQGKSLKHLQNGPEYGLGLLNLGNSCYLNSVLQVLLNGGIRNWNLDGLGSFPTDVVYPRTNLHCQLIKIRNAMTLQQSRYPEGIKPTTFKKVIGGSHEEFSSGRQQDSLEFFSYLSDKLDREIFKNTTTNPNDLFRFNIQDKIKCDNCNKVKFMDQVSEVIQLPLRKLDGEQNLIDRLNDYFSGEKIEYRCLTNKKINTASKVPGFSSFPRTLIINPIRIELINWQPSKTSEQVVVPGVRDDALLDMSPFKATGICEGEEVEEEEESDSFQFNELFLGQLEQMGFSRNATKRALFETGNSDPNAATEWLFQHMEDPNLNEAFDPHASSSAKNRVDSEALNSMTAMGLDSKLCRKALILKNGDVNASVEWVFSHMDDDGELPEAEEWKDQSRKSFGIPASSIASAKYKLTAVICHKGNSVHSGHYVAFIKKVVEGKEQWVLYNDEKILLANDEPNFEDIEKNGYMFFFNLEE
- the MUM2 gene encoding Mum2p (some similarities with uniprot|P38236 YBR057C Saccharomyces cerevisiae MUM2 Cytoplasmic protein essential for meiotic DNA replication and sporulation), translated to MNSSMAHGGSFSLHGNIDGMGSHYNQGLQGHLSGSSTHRSSMSSYWEQPLIEQHNSPEIESSRGISSNTHPGSSSNNTVIMDRSSYAKSSGFNTTFDSETEPSSDNFKLELQLKETQIESLEIEIKKLKEVFNQGLTFKQQEEQKMKKSKALTFDSEIQIPASLEIIFCKLSDSLKRKDQELQETKRRLEGIVTAVALNPSNSTTKFGRYDEEALAHKMVTRLETLMKENEEMAKMLSYGRVKETSIELELLRKENQELKERLRILQQEK